From a region of the Deinococcus terrestris genome:
- a CDS encoding NADH-quinone oxidoreductase subunit N has protein sequence MLTAPDIALAPLLPILLVLAGAISSTVLGFHLPRRTLTYINLALLVLSGIAMGLLWSGPGEVPATAFGGGLQADNAAILLGLTIVVGSVMTLLVSLDTAYRARVSFPEFDAMLMYAITGTLLIAFSGDLIVMLIGLEVMSLASYVLATLQDSRRAEESGLKYFLLGSAGSAILIYGLALVYGATGSLSYAGIAEATAGLTPGNLGLLVGGALLLLAGFGFKVALAPFHQWTPDVYSGAPTSVSLFLSTVVKVAAFAGMLRVFGGALQNAPFWASALQILIAATLIIGNAASLFQTNFKRMLAYSAVAHTGFVAMTLLGTPGLGGAALGYYLLIYTLMTAAALAIVAALQRTEAGMEINDLRGLYYRHPGYAIALAVCLASLAGLPPFAGFFGKYLAFQAAFQNGYVWLSILAVLASVAALVYYLRPAMLMFMPDRTPAREYAHGQRPATNLTVALGVAGITVLGLLPNLWYGWVADPAIWELLAGR, from the coding sequence ATGCTCACGGCTCCTGATATCGCCCTCGCGCCGCTGCTGCCCATCCTGCTGGTGCTGGCCGGGGCCATTTCCAGCACGGTGCTGGGCTTTCACCTGCCCCGGCGCACGCTGACCTATATCAACCTCGCGCTGCTGGTCCTGAGTGGGATTGCGATGGGCCTGCTGTGGAGCGGTCCCGGTGAGGTGCCCGCGACAGCCTTCGGCGGCGGCCTGCAAGCCGACAACGCGGCCATTCTGCTGGGCCTGACCATCGTGGTGGGCAGCGTCATGACCCTGCTGGTGAGCCTGGACACCGCCTACCGCGCCCGCGTGAGCTTTCCCGAGTTCGACGCGATGCTGATGTACGCGATCACTGGGACGCTGCTGATCGCCTTTTCGGGCGACCTGATCGTGATGCTGATTGGGCTGGAGGTCATGAGCCTGGCGAGCTACGTGCTGGCGACCCTGCAAGACTCGCGCCGCGCCGAGGAGTCCGGACTGAAGTACTTCCTGCTGGGCTCGGCGGGCAGCGCCATCCTGATCTACGGCCTCGCGCTGGTGTATGGGGCGACGGGCAGCCTGAGCTACGCGGGCATCGCGGAGGCGACAGCGGGCCTGACTCCCGGCAACCTCGGGCTGCTGGTGGGGGGGGCGCTGCTACTGCTGGCAGGCTTCGGGTTCAAGGTGGCGCTGGCGCCCTTCCACCAGTGGACGCCCGACGTGTACTCCGGGGCGCCCACCTCGGTCAGCCTGTTCCTGAGCACGGTGGTCAAGGTTGCGGCCTTCGCGGGGATGCTGCGCGTCTTCGGCGGGGCGCTGCAAAACGCGCCCTTCTGGGCCTCGGCGCTCCAGATCTTGATCGCGGCGACCCTGATCATCGGCAACGCGGCCTCGCTCTTCCAGACCAACTTCAAGCGGATGCTGGCGTACTCGGCGGTCGCGCACACCGGCTTCGTGGCGATGACCCTGCTGGGCACGCCGGGACTGGGCGGGGCGGCGCTGGGCTACTACCTCCTGATCTACACCCTGATGACGGCGGCGGCGCTGGCGATTGTGGCCGCGCTGCAACGGACGGAAGCGGGAATGGAAATCAACGACTTGCGCGGGTTGTACTACCGGCACCCTGGCTACGCCATCGCGCTCGCGGTGTGCCTCGCCAGCCTCGCGGGGCTGCCGCCCTTTGCGGGGTTCTTCGGCAAGTATCTCGCGTTCCAGGCCGCGTTCCAGAACGGGTACGTCTGGCTGAGCATCCTTGCGGTGCTGGCGAGCGTGGCCGCGCTGGTGTACTACCTGCGCCCCGCCATGCTGATGTTCATGCCCGACCGCACCCCCGCCCGCGAGTACGCGCACGGCCAGCGCCCGGCGACCAACCTGACGGTCGCGCTGGGCGTCGCCGGAATCACGGTGTTGGGACTGCTGCCCAACCTCTGGTACGGGTGGGTGGCGGACCCGGCGATCTGGGAGCTGCTGGCGGGGCGGTAG
- a CDS encoding GGDEF domain-containing protein — protein MRSSPERRRGGGERPLSRLTVPAAALLGLGAGLLFPQNGRLWDSLNRALPAPPDGRVVVVGVDDTSLRDYGPPTVWPPELYAQALNTLDQAGVQTVGLDPRLSALARTPDLAWVFARPNVVLSSTPGEPLGALEGQRLPTGVVTLDPDPSGVVRRFRTALPDPSGDLLPSFSRQLAVSAGQTVPLDPQPRLLRQFRRDASRLAAIPFRDVVNGNVRFGDLQGRVVILGVTAASEPGSTLLDPAGQPTPLPVLQAQAVSTLLAPPPTLLPGWLVALLAVTAAALAAWLGGLWGFGIALGTLALAAPLWLVNVWFPGVTVSVAAILGMALVALERWWTLRTLGTRDPLTGMGNRLAFTRAVEHRWPGRAGRPLGLLLVDLSGFRAVNEKYGRGAGDEVLRDLAARLQAQKRRGDLVFRWGPDEFAVLLDNVGPAEIGSLSDSLMASLDGLSYRDLPLRASVGAATTSPDTSTPADLLEAASRSRYRMKYGQAQRE, from the coding sequence ATGCGGTCCTCCCCTGAGCGCCGCCGGGGCGGTGGGGAACGGCCCCTCTCCCGGCTGACCGTGCCCGCCGCCGCTCTCCTGGGGCTGGGCGCAGGCCTGCTCTTTCCGCAGAACGGGCGACTGTGGGACAGTCTCAACCGTGCCCTTCCCGCGCCCCCGGACGGGCGGGTGGTGGTCGTGGGGGTGGACGACACGTCGCTGCGGGACTATGGGCCGCCCACCGTGTGGCCCCCCGAGCTGTACGCGCAGGCCCTGAACACGCTGGATCAGGCGGGGGTCCAGACGGTGGGCCTCGACCCCCGGCTCTCGGCGCTGGCGCGGACGCCGGACCTCGCCTGGGTGTTTGCCCGGCCCAACGTGGTGCTGTCGAGCACGCCCGGCGAGCCGCTGGGTGCCCTGGAGGGCCAGCGCCTCCCCACGGGCGTGGTGACCCTGGACCCCGACCCGAGTGGAGTGGTGCGGCGCTTCCGGACGGCCCTTCCCGACCCCTCGGGCGACCTGCTGCCCAGCTTCTCGCGCCAGCTGGCCGTGAGTGCGGGGCAGACGGTGCCGCTGGACCCCCAGCCCCGACTGCTGCGGCAGTTTCGGCGCGACGCCAGCCGCCTCGCCGCCATCCCGTTCCGGGACGTGGTGAACGGCAACGTGCGTTTCGGAGACCTCCAGGGGCGGGTGGTGATCCTGGGGGTGACGGCGGCCAGCGAGCCCGGCAGCACCCTGCTCGACCCCGCCGGGCAGCCCACTCCCCTGCCCGTGCTGCAAGCTCAGGCCGTGTCCACCCTGCTCGCGCCGCCGCCCACCCTGCTGCCGGGCTGGCTGGTCGCGCTGCTCGCGGTCACGGCGGCGGCACTGGCCGCGTGGCTGGGTGGGCTGTGGGGCTTCGGCATCGCGCTGGGCACGCTGGCGCTGGCGGCCCCGCTGTGGCTGGTCAACGTCTGGTTCCCCGGCGTGACCGTCTCGGTCGCCGCGATTCTGGGCATGGCCCTCGTCGCACTGGAACGCTGGTGGACCCTGCGGACGCTGGGCACCCGCGATCCCCTGACCGGCATGGGCAACCGCCTCGCCTTTACCCGCGCCGTCGAGCACCGCTGGCCGGGCCGCGCCGGGCGCCCGCTGGGCCTGCTGCTGGTGGACCTCAGCGGCTTCCGGGCCGTGAACGAGAAGTACGGGCGCGGCGCCGGGGACGAGGTGCTGCGCGACCTCGCCGCCCGCCTCCAAGCCCAGAAGCGCCGGGGCGACCTCGTCTTCCGCTGGGGACCGGACGAGTTCGCCGTGCTGCTCGACAACGTCGGCCCCGCCGAGATCGGGAGCCTCTCGGACAGCCTGATGGCCTCGCTGGACGGCCTGAGCTACCGCGACCTCCCCCTGCGGGCCTCGGTGGGGGCGGCGACCACCAGCCCGGACACCTCCACCCCCGCCGACCTGCTGGAAGCGGCCAGCCGCAGCCGCTACCGGATGAAGTACGGGCAGGCGCAGCGGGAGTAG
- a CDS encoding ABC-F family ATP-binding cassette domain-containing protein, giving the protein MLVALQDATKEYGPLTVLSEITFAVQPGDRVGLVGRNGAGKSTLLRLLTGELKPDGGTVRRAPGVRARALRQDPTFPKGATVDSVLDSAFHDLDALEAELSQAAAAMASGTPESVLHHEAVLEHYVRRGGFERRSRKEAVTLAFGFRGRENDPVAGLSGGERTRLGLAALLVENPDVLLLDEPTNHLDIVMVEWLEGFLSRYPGAVLVISHDRAFLDAVTNETAYLRGGGLSLYKGGYTTFRETLAAEQEQQAAQHAQDAKQIASLQSSADRMKIWGLGMSKLARRAKAMQARVDRMQARATAAPPPEERSTRITFHAPESGDVVLDARHLTKTLGGRTLFRDVNVQLRRGDRVAIIGRNGAGKTTLLRALLGMDPSDDPRGRVLTGARVSVGYYDQALRGVDPGRTLYDVAREYVQKDFEAHNLLGTFLFPYDQHDKQARILSGGERARLALLKLAQEDHNLLVLDEPTNHLDMEMVEALEDALSAYSGTLLMVSHDRAFIEGLADRLWLIEDGVFYEYPGWADYREKHRPAVVEEVKTAPKPSVAPAPKGKGLWHLKREVEALEAEIARLEADLEEAQAALAAAAPDADFVALGQAAHDLEVRLEAKMTAWSEKQAEVEARGG; this is encoded by the coding sequence GTGCTTGTCGCCTTGCAGGACGCCACCAAGGAATATGGCCCCCTCACCGTGCTGTCGGAGATCACCTTCGCCGTGCAGCCCGGCGACCGGGTGGGGCTGGTGGGGCGCAACGGGGCGGGCAAGAGCACCCTGCTGCGGCTGCTGACGGGCGAACTCAAGCCCGACGGCGGCACCGTGCGCCGGGCACCGGGTGTGCGGGCGCGGGCCTTGCGGCAAGACCCCACCTTCCCCAAGGGCGCGACCGTGGACAGCGTGCTGGACTCGGCCTTCCACGACCTCGACGCGCTGGAGGCCGAGTTGAGCCAGGCGGCGGCGGCGATGGCGAGTGGCACCCCCGAAAGCGTGCTGCACCACGAGGCCGTGCTGGAGCACTACGTCCGCCGGGGGGGCTTCGAGCGCCGCAGCCGCAAGGAGGCGGTGACGCTGGCCTTCGGCTTCCGGGGCCGTGAGAATGACCCGGTGGCCGGGCTCTCCGGCGGTGAGCGCACCCGCCTGGGCCTCGCCGCGCTGCTCGTCGAGAACCCCGACGTGCTGCTCCTCGACGAGCCCACCAACCACCTCGATATCGTGATGGTGGAGTGGCTGGAGGGCTTTCTCTCGCGCTACCCCGGCGCCGTGCTGGTCATCAGCCACGACCGCGCCTTCCTGGACGCCGTGACGAACGAGACGGCCTACCTGCGCGGCGGCGGGCTGAGCCTCTACAAGGGCGGCTACACCACCTTCCGCGAGACGCTGGCCGCCGAACAGGAGCAGCAGGCCGCGCAGCACGCGCAGGACGCCAAACAGATCGCTTCTCTCCAGTCCAGCGCCGACCGCATGAAAATCTGGGGCCTGGGCATGAGCAAGCTCGCCCGCCGCGCCAAGGCGATGCAGGCCCGCGTGGACCGGATGCAGGCCCGCGCCACGGCCGCCCCGCCCCCGGAGGAACGCTCCACCCGCATCACTTTCCACGCGCCGGAGAGCGGCGACGTGGTGCTCGACGCCCGGCACCTCACGAAGACGTTGGGCGGCCGGACCCTCTTCCGGGACGTAAATGTGCAACTGCGCCGGGGCGACCGGGTGGCGATCATCGGGCGCAACGGGGCGGGGAAAACCACCCTGCTGCGTGCCCTGCTGGGCATGGACCCCTCCGACGATCCGCGCGGGCGGGTGCTGACGGGCGCCCGCGTCAGCGTGGGCTACTACGATCAGGCGCTGCGCGGGGTGGACCCCGGACGAACCCTCTACGACGTGGCCCGCGAGTACGTGCAAAAGGACTTCGAGGCCCACAACCTGCTGGGCACCTTCCTGTTTCCCTACGACCAGCACGACAAGCAGGCCCGCATCCTCTCGGGCGGCGAGCGGGCTCGGCTGGCCCTCCTCAAGCTCGCGCAGGAGGACCACAACCTCCTCGTGCTCGACGAGCCGACCAACCACCTCGACATGGAGATGGTCGAGGCGCTGGAGGACGCCCTCTCGGCCTATTCGGGCACCCTCCTCATGGTGAGCCACGACCGCGCCTTCATCGAGGGACTGGCCGACCGTCTCTGGCTGATCGAGGACGGCGTGTTCTACGAGTACCCCGGCTGGGCCGACTACCGCGAGAAGCACCGCCCTGCCGTGGTGGAGGAGGTCAAGACCGCCCCGAAGCCGAGCGTGGCGCCTGCTCCGAAGGGCAAGGGCCTGTGGCACCTCAAGCGTGAGGTCGAGGCGCTGGAAGCTGAGATCGCCCGCTTGGAGGCTGACTTGGAGGAGGCCCAGGCGGCCCTCGCCGCCGCCGCCCCGGACGCCGATTTCGTGGCGCTGGGGCAGGCCGCGCACGACCTCGAGGTGCGGTTGGAAGCAAAGATGACCGCCTGGAGCGAGAAGCAGGCCGAGGTGGAGGCGCGGGGGGGATAG
- a CDS encoding histidine phosphatase family protein, translating into MTLVRHGRTAHNAAGRFQGWVDIPLDESGHAQARLLAARLAQHERPPTRLYTSDLCRARQTAAPIEEALHINAVVTPQLREMNIGTWEGLTFTEIAALDAAAFEAWPFQGGPDGESMDDVAWRVRAFYDALSLQAGEHVVIVSHGVTITALLCTLLGWNTREAWAERRGLHTNTAMTTLEVNVEGGVSCALLACDIHLETLRSSHI; encoded by the coding sequence GTGACACTCGTGCGACATGGCCGTACAGCTCATAACGCCGCAGGACGTTTTCAGGGCTGGGTGGATATTCCCCTCGATGAAAGTGGGCACGCGCAGGCTCGCCTGCTCGCTGCACGACTGGCTCAGCATGAGCGCCCCCCGACACGGCTGTACACCAGTGACCTTTGCCGTGCCCGACAGACAGCCGCACCCATTGAAGAGGCGCTGCACATCAATGCCGTCGTTACACCACAGCTACGTGAAATGAACATCGGCACCTGGGAAGGTCTGACATTTACAGAAATCGCTGCGCTCGACGCAGCCGCTTTTGAAGCCTGGCCTTTTCAGGGCGGGCCAGATGGGGAAAGCATGGATGACGTGGCGTGGCGCGTACGCGCTTTTTACGACGCCCTGTCACTTCAGGCAGGCGAACACGTCGTCATCGTCTCGCATGGTGTGACGATCACAGCGCTGCTCTGCACCCTGCTGGGCTGGAACACCCGCGAAGCCTGGGCCGAGAGGCGTGGCCTACACACCAATACAGCCATGACGACACTGGAAGTCAACGTCGAAGGTGGCGTTTCCTGTGCGCTGCTCGCCTGCGATATCCACCTTGAGACGCTAAGGTCTTCGCATATCTGA
- a CDS encoding FecR family protein: protein MSLPPVPRASLPLRTALLAALLGPAADAASGPSPLVKAEQLQGRAETLTGGRWVPLRVPATVTAGLRTGGDGAVWTTLRNGTTGKLLLGPSSRLRVTGGRAELQEGRFLLLGPLSLTALGQPVTLDAGAQARADLGVGGLKRVAVLAGGARVTVAGKATRLKAGQAIAVGTGRVTAFREEEAPWYAPRLTGTGRASVQATRGPVYLTAGGTRTVARVGATLDPGTRLSTGAGAWAEVGFLGGGYLRLQENSELTATAGPEAGTTTLGLLRGQAWNVVRSGAGQPALVGSTLRGSAFAVGVTGLRKTFGVFAAATGNRATPLPNSALDAQAQTPLVLRLDPVSSPARSLVLGVTTQPGAAVSALVGSRVLPLAPVAGQPGRFQLAGASLPEGEARVEVRADWRGQRRTRRVTVVVDRTAPTLTGLRAEREGRLLRVTGTLRDLGTAQTRAGRLTLTLRLGTDTQTRRVAVGPDGASVLDLPLPAPPEGTPVRVTVRDEAGNEAYAVLP, encoded by the coding sequence ATGAGCCTGCCTCCCGTGCCCCGCGCCTCCCTGCCCCTGCGCACGGCCCTGCTCGCGGCGCTGCTGGGACCGGCAGCGGACGCGGCTTCCGGCCCATCCCCCCTCGTCAAGGCCGAGCAGCTTCAGGGCCGCGCCGAGACGCTGACGGGGGGTCGGTGGGTGCCCCTGCGGGTTCCCGCGACCGTCACGGCGGGCCTGCGGACGGGAGGCGACGGCGCAGTGTGGACCACCCTTCGCAATGGGACGACGGGCAAACTCCTCCTCGGCCCTTCCTCGCGGCTGCGGGTGACGGGCGGGCGGGCCGAGCTTCAGGAGGGCCGTTTCCTGCTGCTGGGGCCGCTGAGCCTGACGGCGCTGGGGCAACCCGTCACGCTGGACGCCGGGGCGCAGGCACGGGCCGACCTGGGTGTGGGGGGCCTCAAGCGGGTTGCGGTGCTGGCGGGCGGGGCGCGGGTGACGGTCGCGGGCAAGGCCACGCGGCTGAAGGCGGGACAGGCCATCGCTGTGGGCACCGGCCGGGTGACCGCCTTCCGCGAGGAGGAGGCTCCCTGGTACGCCCCCCGGCTGACAGGCACCGGGCGGGCCAGCGTGCAGGCCACGCGCGGCCCGGTGTACCTCACGGCGGGCGGCACGCGCACGGTGGCGCGGGTGGGGGCGACCCTGGACCCCGGCACCCGCCTGAGCACCGGGGCGGGTGCCTGGGCGGAAGTGGGCTTTCTGGGTGGCGGCTACTTGCGGCTTCAGGAGAACAGTGAACTGACAGCCACGGCGGGGCCGGAAGCAGGCACGACCACCCTGGGCCTGCTGCGCGGGCAGGCCTGGAACGTGGTCCGCAGTGGGGCGGGACAACCCGCGCTGGTGGGGAGCACGCTGCGGGGCAGCGCCTTCGCGGTGGGGGTTACTGGCCTGCGCAAGACCTTCGGGGTCTTTGCGGCGGCGACCGGGAATAGAGCGACCCCCCTGCCGAACTCGGCGCTGGACGCGCAGGCGCAGACGCCCCTCGTCCTGCGGCTGGACCCGGTAAGCAGCCCGGCGCGGTCCCTCGTCCTGGGGGTGACCACCCAGCCGGGGGCGGCCGTGAGTGCCCTGGTAGGAAGCCGGGTGCTGCCGCTCGCACCTGTGGCCGGGCAGCCGGGCCGCTTTCAGCTCGCCGGGGCCAGCCTCCCCGAGGGCGAGGCACGGGTGGAAGTCCGGGCCGACTGGCGCGGGCAGCGGCGCACCCGGCGGGTTACGGTCGTCGTGGACCGCACCGCCCCCACCCTGACCGGACTGCGGGCAGAGCGCGAGGGACGGCTGCTTCGCGTGACGGGCACCCTGCGCGACCTCGGCACTGCCCAGACCCGCGCCGGGCGCCTCACGCTGACCCTGCGGCTGGGCACGGACACCCAGACCCGCCGGGTGGCAGTGGGGCCCGACGGGGCGTCCGTGCTGGACCTCCCCCTGCCCGCCCCACCGGAGGGCACCCCGGTGCGGGTCACCGTACGCGACGAGGCTGGAAACGAGGCGTATGCGGTCCTCCCCTGA